One window from the genome of Paramisgurnus dabryanus chromosome 24, PD_genome_1.1, whole genome shotgun sequence encodes:
- the use1 gene encoding vesicle transport protein USE1 isoform X2: MATSRLEINFIRLLSRCESLASEKRGETEWRLEKYVGALEEMLVALKKNPSKPTPEIMTDYTRKVDFLKGLLEAERMPSPAEKSLANQFLAPGRTPTISSERTPTSKTVHIQSKARCTEEMKKELMSTGGSNSGSFDSDLRHRRSIPVDERQSAAELDAILQQHHNLQEKLAEDMLHLARNLKNNSLAAQNIIKQDNQVLTQSMRQADVNFEKLKTESDRLEQHAKKSVNWFLWLMLIIVSFTFISMILFIRLFPKLR, translated from the exons ATGGCCACGTCTAGACTGGAGATCAATTTTATCAGATTATTATCCCGCTGTGAATCTCTGGCTTCAGAAAAAAGAGGCGAAACGGAATGGAGACTAGAAAAG TATGTTGGGGCTCTGGAGGAAATGCTTGTGGCTTTAAAAAAGAATCCCAG CAAACCAACACCAGAAATAATGACAGATTATACCCGTAAAGTGGACTTTCTCAAGGGTCTCCTGGAGGCGGAAAGAATG CCGTCTCCAGCCGAGAAATCATTAGCCAATCAGTTTTTGGCTCCTGGGCGCACACCCACCATATCAAGCGAGAGGACGCCCACCAGCAAAACCGTTCACATACAGAGTAAAGCAAGATGTACTGAAGAAATGAAGAAGGAACTCATGAGCACA GGAGGTTCAAATTCTG GTTCATTTGATTCAGACCTGAGACATAGAAG GAGTATCCCCGTGGATGAGCGACAGTCTGCTGCGGAGCTGGACGCGATTCTTCAACAACATCACAACCTGCAGGAGAAGCTAGCAGAAGATATGTTGCACCTCGCACGCAACCTGAAGAATAACTCGCTCGCTGCTCAAAACATCATTAAACAAGACAACCAG GTGCTGACTCAGTCCATGCGACAGGCCGACGTGAACTTCGAAAAGCTCAAGACGGAGTCGGATCGCCTGGAGCAGCACGCCAAAAAATCCGTCAACTGGTTCCTGTGGCTGATGCTTATAATCGTCTCCTTCACCTTTATCAGCATGATCCTATTTATAAGACTGTTCCCAAAACTCAGATGA
- the use1 gene encoding vesicle transport protein USE1 isoform X1 encodes MATSRLEINFIRLLSRCESLASEKRGETEWRLEKYVGALEEMLVALKKNPSKPTPEIMTDYTRKVDFLKGLLEAERMPSPAEKSLANQFLAPGRTPTISSERTPTSKTVHIQSKARCTEEMKKELMSTGGSNSGSFDSDLRHRSRSIPVDERQSAAELDAILQQHHNLQEKLAEDMLHLARNLKNNSLAAQNIIKQDNQVLTQSMRQADVNFEKLKTESDRLEQHAKKSVNWFLWLMLIIVSFTFISMILFIRLFPKLR; translated from the exons ATGGCCACGTCTAGACTGGAGATCAATTTTATCAGATTATTATCCCGCTGTGAATCTCTGGCTTCAGAAAAAAGAGGCGAAACGGAATGGAGACTAGAAAAG TATGTTGGGGCTCTGGAGGAAATGCTTGTGGCTTTAAAAAAGAATCCCAG CAAACCAACACCAGAAATAATGACAGATTATACCCGTAAAGTGGACTTTCTCAAGGGTCTCCTGGAGGCGGAAAGAATG CCGTCTCCAGCCGAGAAATCATTAGCCAATCAGTTTTTGGCTCCTGGGCGCACACCCACCATATCAAGCGAGAGGACGCCCACCAGCAAAACCGTTCACATACAGAGTAAAGCAAGATGTACTGAAGAAATGAAGAAGGAACTCATGAGCACA GGAGGTTCAAATTCTG GTTCATTTGATTCAGACCTGAGACATAGAAG CAGGAGTATCCCCGTGGATGAGCGACAGTCTGCTGCGGAGCTGGACGCGATTCTTCAACAACATCACAACCTGCAGGAGAAGCTAGCAGAAGATATGTTGCACCTCGCACGCAACCTGAAGAATAACTCGCTCGCTGCTCAAAACATCATTAAACAAGACAACCAG GTGCTGACTCAGTCCATGCGACAGGCCGACGTGAACTTCGAAAAGCTCAAGACGGAGTCGGATCGCCTGGAGCAGCACGCCAAAAAATCCGTCAACTGGTTCCTGTGGCTGATGCTTATAATCGTCTCCTTCACCTTTATCAGCATGATCCTATTTATAAGACTGTTCCCAAAACTCAGATGA